In Coriobacteriaceae bacterium, a single window of DNA contains:
- the rpsA gene encoding 30S ribosomal protein S1, producing the protein MSEIQNSSIFSLDDVNEEEMNNLIDGTITDFDEGDLVNGTVVKIEHDEVLVDIGFKSEGVIPVRELSIRKDANPADIVALGDPIEALVLQKEDKDGRLVLSKKRAEYERAWNRIEEKFNSGENVEGEVIEVVKGGLILDIGLRGFLPASLVDLRRVKDLTSYMGTRIEARVIEMDRNRNNVVLSRRVVLEESRKAERSEILSKLKSGMRLQGTVSSIVDFGAFVDLGGIDGLIHISELSWNHVNHPSEVVKVGQEVEVEVLDVDLNRERISLGLKQTTEDPWRALVKKYPVGAIVEGTVTKLVPFGAFVDLGEGIEGLVHISEMANKHVDQPSQVTHVGDKVQVKVMEIDLDRRRISLSMKSAAETLGVEIEVTPLPSEKKDEETDAE; encoded by the coding sequence TTGAGTGAGATTCAGAACTCGTCCATTTTCTCTCTTGACGATGTCAACGAGGAGGAGATGAACAACCTCATCGACGGTACGATTACCGACTTTGATGAGGGCGATCTCGTTAACGGCACTGTCGTTAAGATCGAGCATGACGAGGTACTCGTTGACATCGGATTCAAGTCCGAGGGCGTTATCCCGGTCCGCGAGCTGTCCATCCGCAAGGACGCTAACCCTGCAGACATCGTTGCACTCGGTGATCCCATCGAGGCCCTGGTTCTCCAGAAGGAGGACAAGGACGGTCGTCTGGTCCTGTCCAAGAAGCGTGCCGAGTACGAGCGTGCTTGGAACCGCATCGAGGAGAAGTTCAACTCCGGCGAGAACGTCGAGGGCGAGGTTATCGAGGTTGTCAAGGGCGGCCTGATCCTCGACATCGGCCTGCGCGGCTTCCTGCCCGCTTCCCTCGTCGACCTCCGTCGCGTCAAGGACCTCACCTCCTACATGGGCACCCGCATCGAGGCCCGCGTCATCGAGATGGACCGCAACCGCAACAACGTCGTCCTCTCCCGTCGCGTCGTGCTCGAGGAGTCCCGTAAGGCCGAGCGCTCCGAGATCCTGTCCAAGCTCAAGTCTGGCATGCGTCTCCAGGGCACCGTTTCCTCCATCGTCGACTTCGGCGCCTTCGTCGACCTCGGCGGTATCGACGGCCTCATCCACATCTCCGAGCTCTCCTGGAACCACGTCAACCATCCTTCCGAGGTTGTCAAGGTCGGCCAGGAGGTCGAGGTCGAGGTTCTCGACGTCGATCTCAACCGCGAGCGCATCTCCCTGGGTCTCAAGCAGACCACCGAGGATCCGTGGCGCGCACTGGTCAAGAAGTACCCCGTCGGCGCTATCGTCGAGGGCACGGTGACCAAGCTTGTCCCGTTTGGCGCTTTCGTCGACCTGGGCGAGGGCATCGAGGGCCTGGTGCACATCTCCGAGATGGCCAACAAGCACGTCGATCAGCCTTCTCAGGTCACCCACGTGGGCGACAAGGTTCAGGTGAAGGTCATGGAGATCGACCTCGACCGTCGTCGTATCTCCCTGTCCATGAAGTCCGCTGCTGAGACTCTGGGTGTCGAGATCGAGGTTACCCCGCTGCCTTCCGAGAAGAAGGACGAGGAGACCGACGCCGAGTAA
- a CDS encoding YigZ family protein translates to MLDSYFTLQSNIEASGEFVDRKSRFIAQLVHIESEDEANAFIEMVRKRHYDARHNVPAWILVDGRERQSDDGEPSRTSGMPTLEVLRGAGLKNVCCVVTRYFGGTLLGPGGLVRAYTAATQTAVAAAQEAGQIVEMTSVVPVDVRVAYPQYEQVLRLAQDSDAKVSDTDYADAVTIHLVFKAGEQEPFCAKMRELMAGREEIEVGAPEFAEF, encoded by the coding sequence TTGTTGGACAGCTATTTTACTCTGCAATCGAATATTGAGGCTTCGGGCGAGTTTGTGGACCGCAAGAGCCGGTTTATTGCCCAGCTGGTCCATATTGAGTCCGAGGACGAGGCGAATGCCTTTATCGAGATGGTTCGCAAGCGTCATTACGACGCTCGACACAATGTTCCCGCGTGGATTTTGGTCGATGGGCGTGAGCGCCAGAGCGATGATGGTGAGCCGAGCCGTACGAGCGGCATGCCGACGCTCGAGGTGCTGCGCGGAGCGGGGCTCAAAAATGTTTGCTGCGTAGTGACGCGCTATTTTGGTGGTACGTTGTTGGGACCTGGTGGCTTGGTACGCGCCTATACCGCGGCGACGCAGACGGCGGTGGCTGCGGCTCAGGAAGCCGGGCAGATCGTTGAGATGACGAGCGTCGTGCCGGTTGATGTGCGTGTGGCCTATCCACAGTATGAGCAAGTGCTTCGTTTGGCCCAGGATTCGGATGCCAAGGTTTCGGATACCGATTACGCGGATGCCGTGACGATTCATTTGGTGTTTAAGGCGGGGGAGCAGGAGCCGTTTTGCGCTAAGATGCGCGAGCTTATGGCGGGGCGTGAGGAGATTGAGGTCGGCGCTCCCGAATTTGCCGAGTTCTAA
- a CDS encoding C-GCAxxG-C-C family protein: protein MKQIDTTQLNTAACQAQAAEYHARGFNCAQAVACTLAPAVGLDPQIAFTLTEGFGAGMGGMTETCGAISGAVAIMGFVMSDGMENPKTKGQTYKLSREIAKRFGEKNTTTVCGTLKGVGSDQGPLRSCPGCIDDAVDIACDVLKQLAE, encoded by the coding sequence ATGAAGCAGATCGATACCACCCAGCTCAACACTGCCGCCTGCCAGGCTCAGGCTGCCGAGTACCACGCCCGCGGCTTTAACTGCGCCCAGGCTGTCGCTTGCACGCTCGCGCCCGCTGTGGGGCTCGACCCCCAGATCGCCTTTACCCTCACCGAGGGCTTTGGCGCCGGCATGGGCGGCATGACCGAGACCTGCGGCGCCATCTCGGGCGCCGTGGCCATCATGGGCTTTGTGATGAGCGACGGTATGGAGAACCCCAAGACCAAGGGCCAGACCTACAAGCTGTCGCGCGAGATTGCCAAGCGCTTTGGCGAGAAGAACACCACGACCGTCTGCGGCACGCTCAAAGGCGTCGGATCGGACCAGGGTCCGCTCCGCAGCTGCCCCGGCTGCATCGACGACGCCGTCGACATCGCCTGCGATGTGCTAAAGCAGCTCGCCGAGTAA
- a CDS encoding O-acetylhomoserine aminocarboxypropyltransferase/cysteine synthase codes for MSEQTIGTTCVQGGYHPGDAEPRQVPIYQSTTWKYDTSEHMGKLFDLEESGYFYSRLQNPTCDLVAAKICEMEGGTAAMLTSSGMAANFLAIFNVAGAGDHVVASSAIYGGTYNLLAHTMGRMGVTCTFVAPDCTDEELEAAFRPNTKLVFGETIANPALAVLDIERFAKAAHDHGVPLMVDNTFPTPVMCRPFEWGADIVTHSTTKYMDGHAAYLGGVIVDHGQFDWMAHADKFPGLTTPDESYHGVTYAEKFGREGAFITKATAQLMRDLGPMQNPQAAFFLNSSLESLHVRMPRHCENGLAVAKFLQSHPKVRFVSYPGLEGDKYYDLAQKYMPNGTCGVVSFGFNGGRAAAETFMKSLKLAQIATHVADARTCCLHPANATHRQMNDEELIACGISADMVRLSCGLEDTADLIADLEQALEQC; via the coding sequence ATGAGCGAGCAGACCATCGGTACTACATGTGTTCAGGGCGGCTATCACCCGGGCGACGCGGAGCCGCGCCAGGTGCCCATCTACCAGTCCACCACGTGGAAGTACGACACGTCCGAGCACATGGGCAAGCTGTTTGACCTGGAGGAGTCTGGTTACTTCTACAGTCGTCTGCAGAACCCCACATGCGATCTCGTTGCCGCCAAGATCTGTGAGATGGAGGGCGGCACCGCTGCGATGCTCACGAGTTCGGGCATGGCCGCGAACTTCCTCGCGATCTTTAACGTGGCCGGTGCCGGCGATCATGTGGTCGCTAGCTCTGCTATTTATGGCGGTACGTATAACCTGCTCGCCCACACCATGGGCCGCATGGGCGTGACTTGCACGTTTGTCGCCCCCGACTGCACCGATGAGGAGCTGGAGGCAGCCTTCCGGCCCAACACCAAACTCGTCTTTGGCGAGACGATCGCCAACCCCGCCCTTGCCGTGCTCGATATTGAGCGCTTTGCCAAGGCCGCACATGACCACGGCGTGCCGCTGATGGTCGACAACACCTTCCCGACGCCCGTGATGTGCCGTCCCTTTGAGTGGGGCGCCGACATCGTTACGCACTCCACCACCAAGTACATGGATGGACATGCTGCCTACCTGGGTGGCGTGATCGTCGACCACGGCCAGTTTGACTGGATGGCCCATGCAGACAAGTTCCCGGGTCTCACCACGCCCGACGAGAGCTATCACGGCGTGACCTATGCCGAGAAGTTCGGTCGCGAGGGTGCCTTCATTACCAAGGCAACCGCTCAGCTCATGCGCGACCTCGGCCCCATGCAGAACCCGCAGGCGGCGTTTTTCCTGAATAGCTCGCTCGAGAGCCTGCATGTGCGTATGCCGCGTCATTGTGAGAACGGCCTGGCCGTTGCCAAGTTCCTGCAGAGCCATCCCAAGGTGCGCTTTGTGAGCTATCCGGGCCTGGAGGGCGATAAGTACTATGACCTGGCTCAGAAGTACATGCCCAACGGTACCTGCGGCGTCGTGAGCTTTGGCTTTAACGGTGGTCGCGCGGCGGCCGAGACCTTTATGAAGAGCCTCAAGCTCGCCCAGATCGCCACGCACGTGGCCGACGCCCGCACTTGCTGCCTGCATCCCGCTAATGCCACGCATCGCCAGATGAACGATGAGGAGCTCATCGCCTGTGGCATCTCCGCCGACATGGTGCGCCTGTCGTGCGGCCTCGAGGATACGGCCGATCTGATTGCCGACCTTGAGCAGGCGCTCGAGCAGTGCTAG
- a CDS encoding MFS transporter produces the protein MEKTAEQLRREHIALEGDTHGKNKWAILFTVLIMTFMSCLDSTVVTVALPVMQKELGVGLDRIQLVSSVYLLATCVAMLPFGRLGDVRGKVGVFQLGVIVFTAGSLLCGLSSSLEVLILARIVQGVGCAAAMANNMGIITESFPARERGRAMGILATFVALGMMCGPVLGGVLVASFPWESIFLINLPIGVISFIVGFSTLPHVKPEAGERPMSLIEAARRCFANSAFTINLACMLIVFVGIGASEFILPFYFQDAHGFGSDISGLLFLALPMVNAFIGPLSGTVSDRVGCEGPTAVGLGVYVCGLFAVSTLDEYSSIPVIVCCVAFMSCGTSIFQSPNNSLYMGSAPREALGFAGSLGSLARYAGMALGITAGSHILYGQMSVAMGEAVTSFVAGRPDVFLFGFRSVFYVLMAVAAVGFALAMVRLVKMRARH, from the coding sequence ATGGAGAAAACCGCAGAGCAGCTGCGCCGCGAGCACATTGCCCTTGAGGGCGACACCCATGGCAAGAACAAATGGGCGATTCTGTTTACCGTGCTCATCATGACGTTTATGTCGTGTCTGGATTCGACCGTCGTGACCGTGGCGTTGCCCGTGATGCAAAAGGAGCTGGGCGTGGGCCTCGACCGCATCCAGCTGGTGAGCTCGGTGTACCTGCTTGCGACATGCGTGGCTATGCTGCCGTTTGGCCGCTTGGGCGACGTGCGCGGCAAGGTGGGCGTATTCCAGCTGGGCGTAATCGTTTTTACGGCTGGCTCGCTGCTTTGCGGCCTTTCGAGTTCGCTCGAAGTTCTTATTCTGGCACGCATTGTGCAGGGCGTCGGCTGCGCAGCGGCCATGGCCAACAACATGGGTATCATCACCGAGTCGTTTCCGGCGCGCGAACGAGGCCGTGCCATGGGTATTCTCGCGACCTTCGTGGCCCTCGGCATGATGTGTGGCCCCGTACTCGGCGGCGTGCTGGTGGCAAGCTTTCCCTGGGAGAGCATCTTCCTCATCAACCTGCCCATTGGCGTCATCTCGTTTATCGTGGGGTTCTCCACGCTGCCGCATGTTAAGCCGGAGGCCGGCGAGCGCCCCATGTCCCTGATCGAGGCTGCTCGTCGCTGCTTTGCAAATTCGGCCTTCACCATCAACCTCGCCTGCATGCTCATCGTGTTCGTTGGTATTGGCGCATCAGAGTTTATCCTGCCGTTCTATTTTCAGGACGCCCACGGATTTGGTTCCGACATTTCCGGATTGCTCTTTTTGGCGCTGCCGATGGTGAATGCCTTTATCGGCCCGCTTTCGGGTACGGTTTCGGACCGTGTTGGCTGCGAGGGTCCCACGGCGGTCGGCCTAGGCGTGTACGTATGCGGTCTTTTTGCGGTAAGCACGCTCGACGAGTACTCTTCCATCCCTGTGATCGTGTGCTGCGTCGCGTTTATGTCGTGCGGCACGTCGATTTTCCAGAGCCCCAATAACTCGCTGTATATGGGCTCGGCTCCGCGCGAGGCACTCGGCTTTGCAGGTAGCTTGGGCAGCTTGGCGCGCTATGCGGGCATGGCGCTGGGTATTACGGCAGGTTCGCATATCCTCTATGGGCAGATGAGCGTGGCGATGGGCGAGGCCGTGACCAGTTTTGTTGCAGGCCGTCCGGATGTATTCCTATTCGGCTTTCGCTCGGTGTTCTACGTGCTTATGGCTGTGGCCGCTGTGGGCTTTGCGCTTGCCATGGTGCGTTTGGTGAAGATGCGCGCCCGCCATTAG
- a CDS encoding xanthine phosphoribosyltransferase, with product MQELEDRIRHDGIVKAGNVLKVDAFLNHQCDVELFDHMGAEWARLFEGVEINKILTIEASGIGMACIAAQHFGGVPVVFAKKAQSINLDGEQYATTIYSFTKQKEYPVIVGKRFLSEGDKVLIIDDFLANGCALEGLIKICEAAGAEVAGIGIAVEKGFQGGGDKLRKRGFRVESLARIADMDCDTGEITFA from the coding sequence ATGCAGGAGCTTGAGGATCGTATTCGCCATGACGGCATCGTAAAGGCCGGTAACGTCCTTAAGGTTGATGCCTTCCTCAACCACCAATGCGACGTTGAGCTGTTCGACCACATGGGCGCCGAGTGGGCCCGTCTGTTCGAGGGCGTCGAGATCAACAAGATCCTGACGATCGAGGCTTCGGGCATTGGCATGGCTTGCATTGCAGCCCAGCATTTTGGCGGCGTGCCGGTGGTCTTTGCCAAGAAGGCACAGTCCATCAACCTCGACGGCGAGCAGTATGCCACGACCATCTACTCCTTTACCAAGCAGAAGGAGTACCCGGTCATCGTTGGCAAGCGCTTCCTGTCCGAGGGCGACAAGGTCCTGATTATCGACGACTTCCTGGCCAACGGCTGCGCGCTTGAGGGCCTTATTAAGATTTGTGAGGCTGCGGGCGCCGAAGTTGCCGGCATTGGCATCGCCGTTGAGAAGGGCTTCCAGGGCGGCGGCGATAAGCTCCGTAAGCGCGGCTTCCGCGTTGAGAGCCTGGCCCGTATCGCCGATATGGACTGCGACACCGGCGAGATCACCTTCGCTTAA
- a CDS encoding peptide chain release factor-like protein, with protein MGWREYARYAEMSVERLARDCEVQVFRATGPGGQGVNTTDSAVRMKHGPTGIVVTARESRSQFQNRASCLRKLRAELERRGRPPRRRVKTKVPLRSRQRRLNDKHFNAIKKANRRKPGSDE; from the coding sequence ATGGGATGGCGCGAGTATGCGCGCTATGCCGAGATGTCGGTCGAGAGGTTGGCACGCGACTGCGAGGTTCAGGTGTTTCGCGCGACAGGTCCGGGCGGACAGGGCGTGAACACGACGGACTCGGCGGTGCGTATGAAGCATGGGCCCACGGGGATTGTTGTGACGGCGCGCGAGAGCCGTAGTCAGTTTCAGAATCGCGCGAGCTGCCTGCGTAAGCTGCGCGCTGAGCTGGAGCGTCGCGGGCGTCCACCGCGCCGACGCGTAAAGACTAAGGTGCCTCTGCGCTCTCGCCAGCGCAGGCTCAATGACAAGCACTTCAACGCGATTAAAAAGGCCAACCGTCGCAAGCCGGGGAGCGACGAGTAG
- a CDS encoding diacylglycerol kinase family protein, translating to MHATDFGRTLIIANPAAQSGAAREVAERLQRFLDMTARASQFDLVLTERMGHAKELAAQAQGYRTVIALGGDGVIHEVVNGLMTQKEDARPALAVLPVGSGNDFAQALGIDDFSGKDFGALLTCELQRQDIGRIRSWSPASGSGEATVEYYDQTLSVGIDAAIGLGTTELRKKTGLTGAPLYTLSGLEQFGLRYRNYPMTASFDGTPAERVRAIIMAIQLGPTYGSGYRICPDADPCDGILDVCYACGPVPRAVALPMFLSAKDGHHTKLPPIRMRRCRHAEFTFEEPDYPIQADGEPIVASRIEVDILPGALQVWHPTR from the coding sequence ATGCACGCAACTGATTTTGGTCGCACGCTCATCATCGCCAACCCAGCCGCCCAGTCGGGTGCGGCACGCGAAGTTGCCGAACGTCTGCAACGCTTTTTGGACATGACTGCACGCGCATCCCAGTTTGACCTGGTGTTGACCGAGCGTATGGGACACGCCAAGGAGCTGGCCGCACAGGCTCAGGGCTATCGCACCGTTATCGCACTCGGCGGCGACGGCGTGATTCACGAGGTCGTCAACGGGCTTATGACGCAAAAGGAGGACGCCCGCCCCGCTCTTGCCGTCCTGCCCGTGGGCTCCGGCAACGATTTTGCCCAGGCGCTCGGCATCGACGATTTCTCCGGCAAGGATTTTGGCGCGCTGCTCACCTGCGAGCTGCAGCGTCAGGACATCGGGCGCATTCGCTCGTGGAGCCCTGCGAGCGGCAGCGGCGAGGCTACCGTTGAGTACTACGACCAGACGCTCTCGGTCGGCATCGACGCTGCCATCGGCCTTGGCACCACCGAACTGCGCAAAAAGACCGGCTTGACGGGCGCTCCTCTCTACACCCTCTCGGGACTTGAGCAGTTTGGTCTGCGCTATCGCAACTACCCCATGACAGCCAGCTTTGACGGCACGCCCGCCGAGCGCGTGAGGGCGATTATCATGGCGATTCAGCTGGGGCCCACGTATGGCTCGGGTTATCGTATCTGCCCCGATGCCGATCCCTGCGATGGCATACTCGACGTCTGCTACGCCTGCGGTCCCGTCCCACGCGCGGTTGCCCTGCCCATGTTCCTTTCGGCCAAAGACGGCCACCATACCAAACTGCCGCCGATTCGCATGCGCCGCTGCCGCCATGCCGAGTTCACCTTTGAGGAGCCCGACTACCCCATTCAGGCCGACGGCGAGCCCATCGTCGCCTCGCGCATCGAAGTCGACATCCTACCCGGCGCCCTCCAAGTCTGGCACCCCACCCGCTAG